A segment of the Limnochordia bacterium genome:
AAGCCACCCCAAAGAAACCCGACCATGCCAATCCCAGCCCGTCCGGCCACGCCCTAGGGCAAAGGAGGACTTGGCCGGGGTCACAAAGTTACCATCAACGTCCCGGTAATTGAGTCTCAGACTTAAGGACTCCGACGTATAGCCCATACCCGCCGCTGCCGCTCGGGCAGGCTGGAAATCAGCAGTTGCGCCCATTGCTCCTTCGAGGGTCAAAGCACCCTGAGCATATTTCCCCTCTAAGACATACATATGCTCATCCCTGCCAAGATAACCTAGATGATTAACGCTTCCGGTGGCCAGAAACTGCCACGGACCTGTGGTAAGGGTGAGTTGTCCCGCAAGTACCCGTTGCACATCCTTGGATATCCCCCGGGCAACAATCCCCGTAGCACTCCAGGGACCAATCTTACCGGTAATCGTATAGCCATAATCTTGCTTCTGTTGAACATTCCCTCCCACAATGGACATCCTGCCTTTGAAATGGGGTAACGCATATCCCCAGGAAAGGTAGTGCTCCCACCCTGCCAGCGCAAAACCAACCCGGGCTTGATCAAGTTGTATGTTTTGGGGGCCATACAAGAAGCGGGTCTCCCAATCCAAGACATTAGACCCTGCCAATTTGAGTTGAGAAGTCGCTATAGAACCTGATTCGTAGATACGATGGACATAGTCCCATCCCAAGCTAAGCGTGGAAGCACTAACTGAAGTCGACAAAAAGAGTATAAGTAGAGTGATGATTAATTTGAGCATATCGAAAAAACCTCCTAAACAACAGGAGGCTTTCCGGCATCCTTGCATTATACTAATTAACCATCGGCTAACAAAGTCCTGCTTTACTGGATATACTTTGGTTAAGGTTAATCGTTTCTTTGCGTTCCAGGAGGCTTCTTACGTGTGGTTGGCCCTAGCAGGCAATCACCGCCGCTTGGTCGAATACCCTCGTAATCTTCGCCGCATCCTTGCCAACGGCCACCACGCTTACCGGTTTGCTAAATAGGGAATTGCTTACCCGGTAAACATCCTCTAAGGTCACATTGTCGATTTTCTGGCACATCTGCATGGCAGTCGAAACAGGCTTACCGAATAGGACCGCCTTGGAGATGCGCCCCATGCGGGCGGCAGTGTTTTCCATGCCCAACATAAGACCACCTTTGAGTTGTTCCTTGGCTCGTTCAAGCTCCACCGGGGAGATGCCCGTCTTGATAAGTGTGGCAATCTCATCCCGGATGACGGAAACGGTCTCTTCAAGGGTATCGCTATCCACAGCGGCATAAACGCCGAATAATCCCGCCTGGGCGTAGCTGCTATGGAAGGAATAGGTTGAGTAGGCTAGCCCCCGGTCTTCTCGAAGCTTTTGAAATAACCATGAGCTGTTGCCGCCCCCTAGGACTGAGTCAAGTACATACATTGGATAGCGCTGTGTCAAATAGCGGGTAAACCCGGGAACTCCCAGACACAGATGCAGTTGTTCAATGTCCTTCTCCTTGTACACAATCCGACACTGATAGCGGGGTGATGCCATTTCCACTTCTGCATGCTTAGCGGACCACCCAGAAAAGTATTCCTGTAAAAGTGCAACCACTTCTCCGTGTTCTACATTACCTGCCACTCCCACAACCAGATTGGTGGGAGCGTAATGCTCCTGCTTAAACCTACGTAACCTCTGAGAGTCTAGAGCCCCTACGGAGGCCTCGGTGCCTAGAATGCTTTGCCCTAGTGTATGGCCTCCAAGAAGGTAGCTAACCAGCAATTCATGTGCAAGATCCTCGGGCGAATCCTCATACATTTTGATCTCCTGGATGATCACACCCCGTTCTTTCTGCACATCGTCTTCGGTCAGGCTGGGATCTAAAAGCATATCCGCCAATAGATCCACGGCAATGGGCAAATGCTTCTTAAACACCCGGGCATAATAGCAGGTATATTCCCGGCCGGTGAACGCGTTCAGTTCGCCACCGGTAGAATCAATGATCTCCGCTATTTCCTTTGTAGTACGTTTATCGGTTCCTTTAAATAACATGTGCTCAATAAAATGAGAGGCCCCACTGTATTCCGGTGATTCACAACAAGAGCCCACTTTAAACCAAAATCCAATAGATACCGAGTAAACATGAGGTATTGCCTCTGTGATTACCCGAATGCCATTATCCAAAACTGACTGCTGAAACAATCCGAAATCTCCCCCTAACCCGATCTCGATCACTAATATACTTGATGTGATTCGCACTGTCAAAGGAAAGAGGGAAACCGGCAACCAATAAAGCGGGCAGCGGCCCAACGCCGCTGCCCGCTTTATTGGTTACTCATCCACCGGTTCAAACTTGAGGTAGTCTAACCCAAACATGTACCCCACGGATCGACTGTTCTTGCCTACCACCTCGATCCGCAGGATGTTTGAACCATGCTGTAGTCTCCCCGTACCTAAGGCTAGAGACGGTGTAGGGACAACGTCGGGACCATAGAAATCAAATACATCACCGAGCTGGCGCCCGTTCAAGTACAGCTTCACTTGCCCATAGTCTCTGGCCTTGGTAAACACACCATAGACTAGGTAATCTCCGGTACCTTCCCAGTCAAAGGC
Coding sequences within it:
- a CDS encoding insulinase family protein — protein: MFQQSVLDNGIRVITEAIPHVYSVSIGFWFKVGSCCESPEYSGASHFIEHMLFKGTDKRTTKEIAEIIDSTGGELNAFTGREYTCYYARVFKKHLPIAVDLLADMLLDPSLTEDDVQKERGVIIQEIKMYEDSPEDLAHELLVSYLLGGHTLGQSILGTEASVGALDSQRLRRFKQEHYAPTNLVVGVAGNVEHGEVVALLQEYFSGWSAKHAEVEMASPRYQCRIVYKEKDIEQLHLCLGVPGFTRYLTQRYPMYVLDSVLGGGNSSWLFQKLREDRGLAYSTYSFHSSYAQAGLFGVYAAVDSDTLEETVSVIRDEIATLIKTGISPVELERAKEQLKGGLMLGMENTAARMGRISKAVLFGKPVSTAMQMCQKIDNVTLEDVYRVSNSLFSKPVSVVAVGKDAAKITRVFDQAAVIAC